From the Clostridia bacterium genome, the window AGCCGCTTTCCCCCGGACCCCCTTTTTAGGGCCGACTTACAGCACTCATCATTCTAGAAACTTACAGCCATCACTGGAGTTCCGCGGCCGAGCCGCTCCATGTCTTTGGTGCCCGTTAGAAGAAAGTGGCATTAAACAAGCTGCTTATTAGAGAAAAGCCCACTTCCGGCGGGCGCACTCTCCCCGTAGGTCGCCCTCCTCCGGGTGACCTGTAGGGAGAGGCGTCCTGCCGTGTGGGATGGCACGCCTCGCGGGGGGCTTCCCCCCGTGTCACTGTCGAGGAGCGAAGCGACGAAGAATCTTATTGCAGAAAGATCCTTCGCTTCGCTCAGGATGACAAGGGGGAGGCTCAGGATGACAAGGGGGGAGCGCGGGATGACAAATGAGGCCGCCTGCTTGCTTAATGCCAGACCACAACCAACGGGAACCTAAGACTTGGAGCGGCTCGGCCGCGGAACACCAGTGGGGAAGGAAGCTAATAGAATGCGCCCTCATGGCGAAAAGACACGAAGTAATACTTTATATTACGCCTTTGAATGAAAGGCGAAGATATAACAGCGCACCGGATAACGCCGAGCGGCTGGCGCCGCCGAGAGGCGGTGTTGGAGCGAGGGAGCCCAGAGTCCGAGAGGCGGCAGTCTCTCGGAACTTTTGGTACGCCGGGGTCCCCTAAAAATACGCGAAGCGGATTTTTTGGGGTGGTCTGAGGTTACAAAAGTAGGCCCCCCGGCAGGGGGATAAAGTCTTTAGAACGGAGTTCTAAAACAATTCCCTTGCTTTTCAAGCAAGAAAAAGGATAATTGAAAAGGAGTATTAGAACCTTGGTTCTAAAAATTCTTCTTGCTTTCAAAGCAAGAGAAGCGAGAAAAGAAGTCTTAGAAGCTTGCTTCTAATGAGCCGCCCGCGCCTCGCGGGTGAGTCGCACACCCCTCGCTCCTTGCTTAAATTATAATTAACATATCGTTAATTGTCAACGGGTTTGAAAAAATATTTTTCCGTTTTGTTAAAATTATTGCTTTTTATCGTTTAATGATATATTTTATACATAAGGAGGGTTAACAAAATGAGAATTAGAGAAGAGCGGGAGCGCAACGGCATCGCCCAAAAAGATCTGGCAAAAATGCTGAACGTAAGCTCCGCCGCATTAAGCCAATGGGAAACGGGAAAACGAGACCCCTCGCCCGATATGATCCTTAAAATAGCCGATATTTTAGAAGTCACGGTAGACGCGCTTTACGGGCGCGCAGCCCCCGCCGCCGTGCGCATACCGGTCCTCGGACGCGTTCAGGCGGGAATACCCTTAGACGCGATAGAAGAAGTGCTCGACTGGGAGGAGATCCCCGCCGAGCTTGCGCGCCGCGGCGAATACTTCGGCCTGAAAGTTCGCGGCGACTCGATGGAGCCGCGCATCTGCGACGGCGACGTAGTCATCGTCCGCCGTCAGCCCTGCGCCGACACGGGCGACGTTGCGATAGTTTTGGTAAACGGCAACGACGCAACGATAAAGAAGATAAAATACCAAAGCGACGGCGTTATGCTTATCCCACTAAACGCCTCTTACGAACCTATTTTTTATTCAAAAGAAGAAACAGAAAAGCTCCCCGTCGAAGTGATCGGCAAGGTCGTCGAGCTTCGCGGAAAGCTTTGAAAATCGTCCTTGCTTTTAAAGCAAGGACAAATTTTTAGAACCAAGGTTCTACGACTCCTATCCCCCTGCCGGGGCGGCGGCGTGCAAAAGTCCCCCCCACACAGGGGAAGCCACCCCCCGCACGAGGCGGGACGCCTCCCCCTACAGGTCACCCGGAGGAGGCGTAAGCCGACGCGGCAATCCGTATTCCTTCGCATACGCCTCCCACGAGGCACGGTGCCCCCCTTGTCGTCCTGAGCCTCCCTTTTGTCATCCTGAGCGCAGCGAAGGATCTTACAGCAATAAGATTCTTCGTCGCTTTGCTCCTCAGAATGACAGTGGGGGAAGCCCCACACGAGTCAGGGAGTTTCTCTAGAACTGCGTTCTATGATTCGTATTCAATTATCCTTTTTCTTGCTTGAAAAGCAAGCGAATTGTTTTAGAACTGCGTTCTAAAGACTTTATCCCCCTGCCGGGGGGGCGTACTTTTCACGGCCAATCCACCCCAAAAAATCCGCTTCGCGTATTTTTAGGGGACCCCGGCGTACCAAAACCGCCGGGGAGCTTTGCTCCCCCGTCCCCTCACGAGGGGAAACCCCTCGACCCATACTGCGCCTCTTAGTGCGGATTTACGTCTCGCCATCTTCGGCCAGAATGATGTAATCTAAAGTAATACTTCCAGCCTTCCTCGATGTGAGGGCCAATTCAAGATATCTTCTCCACCAATTTGACGGGCGCACGGTGCGCCCGACACTTTGGGTCCCGTTAGAAGTGAGCTTTTTCGAAAAGGCAACTTGTTTAATGATGCCCACAACCAACGTGCACCAAAGACATGGAGCGGCTCGGCCGCGGACCTCCCGTGTGGAAGAAAGTATCTAGAATGATGAGTGCTGTAAGTCGGCCCTAAAAAGGGGGTCCGGGGGAAAGCGGCTATTAGGACTGCACTAAGTTTGCCCTTCGCTGCCGCGCAACTCCCCTTGCCGCGTCCCCCGGAAATTTTGGTTCTTTTGTTTGCAAAAGAACCGCCCGCCGCGTAGGCGAAAAGGAGTTATAGAACCTTGGTTCTAAAATTTTCCCTTGCTTTTAAGCAAGAAAAAGCAAACTTGAAAAGGAGTTATAGAACCTTGGTTCTATAACTCCCCTTGCTTTCAAAGCAAAAAAATCAAAATTGAAAAAGCGGCGCTTTTTCATAAAAAAAGGGGCGGCACGCCGCCGCCCTTTTTATCTTTTGCATCATTCTAGTCCACGCTTATAAAAACGGTATCGTCGCCCGCGTGTCCCGTGTCGTCCTGCCACATTATCTCGTTTGCCGAATTAAGAACGAACGAGCCTTCGCCGTTTTCGTACTGTACCTCCTCGGTATAGCTTTCGTCTCCGTCGTAGGTGCGTAAGACGCATCTGCCGTTTTCATAGCTTAAAACGCCGCCGCTGCCCGCAGCCGCCTTCATATCCCAAACGTAAAGCTCGGCCGCGCTGCTGCTCCATTCTATATGCACGTCGTACATATTTTCCTCTTCGCTCTTTAAAACGGTGATGACGCCGCGTCCGGCAAACTTTTCGGCCCATCTGCCCAAAAGGCTGTCGGGCGTGTATCCGAGCGCTGACATATCGGCCGCGTCGCACATCGCGTTATACCATTCGGTAATTATCTCGTACGGCGTATTCGTTTCCTCATCGGAAAGCGTGACCTCGTAATACCAATCTTCGTCTATGTCGGACCACGTCTCGCGCACGATATTTACGCCCTCGTCCCCTGCAAAGAAATCGAAGCGCACGTCCATAGAGGGGAAGTATATCTCTACGTATTCGCCGCCTGCCGCTTCTTCGCGGTCCGAATAGGTATAAACCGCGTTCTTTGTAAGGCGCTCAACGTAGGGGGTTGCGTCAAATCCGTCGAAGGAATATGCCGGCTCGCTTCCCGCCGCGCTCACAACGTAGCTTTCGCCGTCCATATAAGCCGCGCGGCTCAGAGCAATTTCGGGCGCAGAGGAGCCGTAAGCCTCCGCGGTAAAGCCTTCGTTATCTTCGATGATCTTTTCGGGCACGGTATCTGCCCATTCGCAAAGCTCGCCCCAGCTTTCAAGCTCCTCGTCGGTATACTCCTCTCTGACAAGGCGCACGTCCGACGGAAGCGCGATGATGTAGCGGTCGCCGTTTTCGTCCTTTGCAAAGAAATTGTCGTTGTTGCGATCGGCGCAGAGCATCTTATGCATCTCGTCCTCGCTCACTCTTACTATCGTAAAGAGCCAGCCCGCGCCCTGGGGGTCCTCGCCCAGCGCCTTTGCCGCCTCTATGGAGGCCGTCTCCGAAACGGAGAAGAGCCTTCCGGAGCCGTCGTACTCGGGCGTTTCTACGGTAAGAAGGCCGTCGTACTCCGAGGGTATCGAAAGCGTGACGCCGCCGTTTTCATACGTCGCGTCCGCCGTCTTATTCGTATTTGAGCAGGCCGCAAACGAAAATACCAATACGGCCGCAAGTATTATACATAAAACAGACGTTCTCTTTGATCTCACTTTTTTATCTCCGTTCATCTAAGTCACGCGCCGTTTTTATTCCACCGGGAGAACGCCGGGATTGGCAAGCGCCTGATACCATTCGTTCATAACGGCCGCCGCGTTTGTATCGCCGTCGTAAGATATCTTATAGATCATCTCGTTGCCGCTCCATATCTGGCGGACAAAGCTTCCGTTGTCCTGAGCCATAAAGAAGTCGAAGCGCACATCGTCAACGGGGAAGTAAAGCACTACATACTCGCCGTCGGGTGCT encodes:
- a CDS encoding helix-turn-helix domain-containing protein — encoded protein: MRIREERERNGIAQKDLAKMLNVSSAALSQWETGKRDPSPDMILKIADILEVTVDALYGRAAPAAVRIPVLGRVQAGIPLDAIEEVLDWEEIPAELARRGEYFGLKVRGDSMEPRICDGDVVIVRRQPCADTGDVAIVLVNGNDATIKKIKYQSDGVMLIPLNASYEPIFYSKEETEKLPVEVIGKVVELRGKL